Proteins found in one Bacteroidales bacterium genomic segment:
- the dinD gene encoding DNA damage-inducible protein D: MKSEEIQQLFKQFEAAAIEFEGVECWSARELQSLLGYSKWENFEKVIEKAKNACENAGEQVADHFPDIRKTIPMPKGAEKNIMDILLTRYACYLIAQNGDTRKVEIAFAQNYFAVQTRRAELVEIRLLEFERVKAREKLSQTEKQLSGILYDRGVDSQGFAIIRSKGDQALFKLNTHILKRKMGIPENRPVADFLPTISIKAKDLAAEMTGLNVQNKDLKGRNSIEKEHVDNNLAVREMLTKRGIYPENLLPAEDVKKLQRKLEADEKKVLKDIKKKRK, from the coding sequence ATGAAATCAGAAGAAATACAACAACTTTTTAAACAATTTGAAGCAGCTGCTATAGAATTTGAAGGTGTTGAATGCTGGAGTGCAAGGGAGTTGCAATCACTTTTAGGTTATAGTAAATGGGAAAACTTTGAAAAAGTTATAGAAAAAGCTAAAAATGCCTGTGAGAATGCAGGAGAGCAAGTGGCGGATCATTTTCCTGACATCAGGAAAACGATACCTATGCCCAAGGGAGCCGAAAAAAATATAATGGATATATTACTGACACGCTATGCCTGTTATCTTATTGCGCAAAATGGCGATACTCGCAAAGTAGAAATAGCATTTGCTCAAAATTATTTTGCTGTTCAAACCCGCAGAGCTGAACTGGTTGAAATACGACTTTTAGAGTTTGAAAGAGTGAAAGCACGCGAAAAGCTTAGCCAGACAGAAAAACAGCTTTCAGGAATTCTTTATGACCGGGGTGTAGATAGTCAGGGTTTTGCAATTATTCGTTCAAAAGGAGATCAGGCATTATTTAAACTGAATACCCATATACTAAAAAGAAAAATGGGGATACCTGAAAATAGACCCGTTGCCGATTTTTTACCGACGATTAGCATTAAAGCAAAAGATTTGGCTGCAGAAATGACCGGACTCAATGTGCAAAATAAAGATTTGAAAGGTAGGAATTCAATTGAAAAAGAACATGTTGATAACAATCTAGCAGTACGCGAAATGCTTACTAAACGCGGTATTTATCCTGAGAACTTATTACCAGCCGAAGATGTAAAAAAGCTTCAACGAAAATTAGAAGCTGACGAAAAAAAGGTTTTAAAAGACATCAAAAAGAAAAGAAAATAA